Proteins from a genomic interval of Thermoanaerobacterium thermosaccharolyticum DSM 571:
- a CDS encoding glucosidase — protein sequence MRYVDDKAVDLKIAYIGGGSKEWARKLMSDLALEESLEGTVYLYDIDVESARLNEAIGNKLNSQWKYKCVLSIEEALKDADFVVISILPGTFNEMMSDVHAPEKYGIYQSVGDTTGPGGLFRALRTIPIYVDFANKIKEYCPNAWVINYTNPMALCVRTLYETFPDIKAFGCCHEVFSTQSLITKALKEMEGIECKRDDIYTNVLGINHFTWITKAHYKEIDLFPVYMKFVEKHKDDGYEDRGDWQDSYFNSANLVKFDLFDKYGFIAAAGDRHLAEFTPKDYLKDPETVEKWKFHLTPVSWRIKNRENLIEKSRRIAKGEEEFKAVPSGEEGVKQIKALLGLGDLITNVNIPNRGQIGNVDFNTVVETNSLFTKDGVYPIFAGNIPDRVKLLMGPHILNQKMIFEAAVKKDKDLALQAMLNDPIVNLTYEDGKKLFDEMMDNTREYLKDWH from the coding sequence ATGAGGTATGTTGATGATAAAGCAGTAGATTTAAAGATAGCATACATTGGCGGTGGTTCTAAAGAATGGGCTAGAAAATTAATGTCTGACCTTGCACTTGAGGAGTCTTTGGAAGGAACAGTGTATTTATATGATATAGATGTGGAATCAGCCAGATTGAATGAGGCTATTGGAAACAAGCTAAACAGCCAGTGGAAATATAAATGCGTTTTAAGCATCGAAGAAGCTCTGAAAGATGCTGACTTTGTAGTCATATCAATACTTCCTGGTACATTTAACGAAATGATGTCAGATGTTCATGCACCTGAGAAATATGGAATATATCAATCTGTTGGAGATACAACTGGTCCAGGTGGATTGTTTAGGGCTTTAAGAACGATACCTATATATGTTGATTTTGCTAACAAAATCAAGGAGTATTGTCCAAATGCTTGGGTAATTAACTATACAAATCCAATGGCGTTGTGCGTCAGAACACTTTATGAGACTTTCCCAGACATAAAAGCTTTTGGTTGCTGTCATGAAGTTTTTTCAACACAGTCTCTTATTACTAAGGCTCTTAAGGAAATGGAAGGAATAGAGTGCAAAAGAGATGACATCTATACAAATGTATTAGGAATTAATCACTTTACTTGGATAACAAAGGCCCATTATAAAGAGATAGATTTATTTCCTGTATATATGAAGTTTGTGGAAAAGCATAAAGACGATGGATATGAAGACAGGGGCGATTGGCAAGACAGCTATTTTAATTCAGCAAATTTAGTTAAATTTGATTTGTTTGATAAATACGGTTTTATAGCAGCTGCAGGTGACAGGCACCTTGCAGAATTTACTCCTAAGGACTATTTAAAAGATCCAGAGACAGTGGAAAAGTGGAAATTTCACTTGACACCTGTATCATGGAGGATAAAGAATAGAGAAAATCTTATAGAAAAAAGTAGAAGAATTGCGAAAGGGGAAGAAGAATTTAAGGCTGTTCCTTCAGGTGAAGAAGGAGTGAAACAAATAAAAGCACTTTTAGGGCTAGGCGACCTTATTACAAATGTAAATATTCCTAATAGAGGACAGATTGGAAATGTCGATTTTAATACAGTTGTAGAGACAAACTCTTTGTTTACGAAAGACGGAGTATACCCTATATTTGCTGGGAATATTCCCGATAGAGTAAAACTACTCATGGGACCTCATATATTGAATCAAAAGATGATTTTTGAAGCGGCAGTAAAGAAAGATAAAGATTTGGCGCTTCAGGCTATGCTAAATGATCCTATTGTCAATTTAACATATGAAGATGGTAAAAAGTTGTTTGATGAGATGATGGATAACACGAGGGAATATTTAAAGGATTGGCATTGA